The sequence gtgaggatgaagagagagggagggaccGTCGATCCTCGAGGATGGACAAGTCAGTATATATAACCAACAGAAACGCCAAAACCCATCCTGTGGGGGTTTAGCATCGTGAGAAACTAAATAACCaacaagtaaaaaaaaaaaaagcccgctTGAATACCACCAACCGGGACAACATTCACTCCTTCACGATGGGGCTGCCCTGCCCAGGGGTGGTCAACATGGAGAACACATTCCTCATGCAGTAGCTAAAGGCCAAAAAGTGACGTGAAGCGAACAAAGCAGCCTGATGCATATGGGCAAATCGTGCTATTCGTTTCATCTTTTGCACCCCCCGAGCCAACAAGGGGACGTTACATATGGGCTAGCTAATCGGAGCCTGCCATTCGTAGCCTCATGAGATCTGGCCCGTGTGCCAAGCAGCCTAGACGAGGATCGAGAGCTGCTGAGGTGACTGAGCGAGCCAGCCACAGCTCAGGAACCCGTCAGCTCGGGGCCATGGCGTCAAAGTGCCTGCAGCTACTCGCAGAGCGCCAtgcaggcacaggcacaggagGCCCCTCCCCCAGCGCGTGGGCGTTAGTAGCACACATAGTAGCACATAAAGGCCAGAGCCAGGCGGCAATAGTGCATGTTTCATGCTCTACACTAGTTTCCTAGTCGGGCAGCTTCGACATAAATGATGCTACTATGCCGTGCCCGTGGCGCGCATGTCCGCCACCTAACCGCCCACGGCGCGCAGAGAGCACAGCTTGTTTAGGCAGGTCTGCCCATGCCACCGGCATCCAGCTCCGAGTTGGCGCCTTGGGCCGTCTAATCAGGAACGCCTGTTAAGCCTGACATGGATACGGCTGTAACACTTTGCCCCCCGCCCCCCAGGGATCATCAGCCGCCATGTGCGTGTATTCAGCCACTTTTGAAACATGTTTCTTTCCCCTATTCtctgtttaaaaaaaaaaaaaaaaagagctgtTAGTAATCATATTTGCCGCGCGAGGCTTTTCTATACATACATTAATATCCTGTCACAGGACTGGATACAACGTTCCTGCGCTAGCGCCCGTGCGGGACTTATACCACGCTGATAATGACatctactacctagtagcagtagtacctTGGGTATTACAAGTTTACAAGTACGTAGTATCTGAAAGCTGAAAGTGGTGCCCTGTAGCAATAGTGCTGAGGCGTATTATTCACAACCTACTACAAACTACCAAAATATCAGTCAGACCGTCAGCAAATTTGCTATAGGGACAGCTATCATGGCTGCTAGCACTACGAGCGAGTGCAATTCAGGAATGTGTTCATCTCCTTCTACACACATTGCCGAAGCCGACGACGCAACATTACAATAAATCATGTCTCTCCTTCTCGGTTAAGCAGGTCTTATATCCATGTGTTCTGCTTACCAGATTCTTAGCATATACCTATACTAATCATCTTCtcagctatatatatatatatatatatatatatatatgcatgtagATACTCCGTATAGTATACCTATATAATTCCTACGCCATGTCCTCTGCacagcatcatcttcaacaagTCTTACGCAGGCCGCCCATCAGGTCGCCAAGCTTGGGTAGGGCTGAAGTCTGATAGAGCCTACAAGGCGCACCAGGCGAAGCCACATCAAGCCACAGGCGTGTTTCACGCGGCTATTGGACCGAGAGCCGTCGAATCTAATTTCAGGGACCTCCATTACCTAATGCGCTAACGTTCCGCGGCGGAAATGAGTCTCGCAATAGGATTAGTTGACTAATATAGAGCCAAATCATAAAACAACTTGAACGTCTCGCATAAAATCATCATCCTATCATCATGCTCCGTCTTCATATAGAATCCACGATGCTCGTACGAGCCATACAACTAGCCTGGCCTGACCCCCAAGTCTCTAATAACTTTCtaccctctctctctcactctaGTGAAATAATTTGATTTGACATTTACTCTGCTGCCTATATTCACGCTACAACCCTTCATCCGTAACCATGCCAGATTGCTCGCCCACTTCCAGCGCAGTCGTAAAaaccaaagaaagaaaataaacggTACCAAACAGCTCCTACAACTCGAAACATACACTTCTACCACAAATATTATCACATACTTCCAAGTCAGccaactatttataaaaactctACCTCTGCTAGCCCTGAGGAAAAATAACAAGACCATCCGTCAAGGGCGCCTCTATGCGTCAATCAGGTTCTCCTCAGCCTGCTGCCTATCGTTGGCAGCAACCTCGGCTCGAGCCTTGCCCTTCGCCTTGGAGTCCTTCTGGGATCGCTGGTAAAACTCGTTGAGAATCTTGGCGGGGATACGGTTGAGCAGGTCCTTGGGGTAGATTCGGAGCAGGCTCCAGGCCAGGTCTAGTGACTCGTAAATCGTTCGGGACTCGTAGGCACCTTGGCTGATGAATTGACGCTCGAATTTGTCCAAGAACTCGAGTGACAGCTTATCCTCAGATGACAGAGCCTCCTCACCGACGACAGCCTTCATTGCGGCGGCATCACGACCGATGGCGTACTTGGCATACAGCTGGTTGGACACATCACCGTGGTCCTTGCGTGTCATGCCCTCACCGATAGCAGACTTCATCAAACGTGACAGCGATGGAAGCACGTTGATGGGCGGGTAGATACCACGGTTGTACAGAGGTCGGTCGACGAAAATCTGTCCCTCTGTGATATATCCTGTCAAATCGGGGATAGGGTGCGTGATATCGTCGTTGGGCATAGTCAGAATGGGAATCTGGGTGATGGAGCCATTTCGTCCCGTCACACGGCCAGCTCGTTCGTAGATGGTCGACAAATCAGTATACATGTAACCGGGGAAACCACGACGACCGGGAACTTCTTCTCGAGCGGCGGAAACCTCACGAAGAGCATCACAGTAGGCCGACAAGTCTGTCAGGATGACCAGGACGTGCTTCTCAAGCTGGTAGGCGTAGTACTCGGCTGTTGTAAGGGCAAGACGAGGAGTAATGATACGCTCGATACTATTGCAATGTCAGCTAGGAAACCCAGTATGTCTTTGGTGACAAAtgcaaagggagaagaaaatccTTACGTAGGATCGTTGGCCAAGTTGAGGAAAAGTGTGGTACGCTCCAGACTGCCGTTCTCTTCGAAATCACGGGTAAAGAATCGAGCAGTCTCCAAGTTGACACCCATGGCACCGAACACAATGGAGAAGTTCTCCTCGTGGCCGTCGTGAACTCCCTTGTTGGTGATGCCCTTCTGCTTGACCAAGCCAGCCTGTCGGCAAATCTGGGCAGCGATTTCGTTGTGTGGCAGACCAGAGGCTGAGAAAATGGGAATCTTTTGTCCTCGGGCGATCGAGTTCATGGTATCGATGGCTGAAATACCGGTCGCAATCATTTCCTCGGGGTATTCCTAATGCAATTGTTAGTCCATGCGAATTCCATCCCACCAGGCGGGCATAGATAGCGGCAACTTACTCGGGAGAAGGGGTTGATAGGACTGCCGTTGATGTCGAGGTACTCTTCCGGCAGCACCTTGGGGCCCTTGTCGATGGCTCGTCCAGATCCG comes from Trichoderma asperellum chromosome 3, complete sequence and encodes:
- the VMA2 gene encoding Vacuolar ATP synthase subunit B (BUSCO:EOG092D1IEY), coding for MADPRTSSSYSVVPQLQYNTVSGVNGPLVIVENVKFPRYNEIVTLTLPDGTERNGQVLEARGDRAVVQVFEGTPGIDVKKTRVKFTGQNLKLGVSEDMLGRIFDGSGRAIDKGPKVLPEEYLDINGSPINPFSREYPEEMIATGISAIDTMNSIARGQKIPIFSASGLPHNEIAAQICRQAGLVKQKGITNKGVHDGHEENFSIVFGAMGVNLETARFFTRDFEENGSLERTTLFLNLANDPTIERIITPRLALTTAEYYAYQLEKHVLVILTDLSAYCDALREVSAAREEVPGRRGFPGYMYTDLSTIYERAGRVTGRNGSITQIPILTMPNDDITHPIPDLTGYITEGQIFVDRPLYNRGIYPPINVLPSLSRLMKSAIGEGMTRKDHGDVSNQLYAKYAIGRDAAAMKAVVGEEALSSEDKLSLEFLDKFERQFISQGAYESRTIYESLDLAWSLLRIYPKDLLNRIPAKILNEFYQRSQKDSKAKGKARAEVAANDRQQAEENLIDA